The following coding sequences are from one Triticum dicoccoides isolate Atlit2015 ecotype Zavitan chromosome 4A, WEW_v2.0, whole genome shotgun sequence window:
- the LOC119283444 gene encoding EH domain-containing protein 1-like, with product MPDLLSLQNAPQQALMCGDRVNEFVKRARAAKIHVYIIGQLKKVMPAMMGKAKAQQRLIDNLQDEFAKVQREYHLPAGDFPDVEHFKQVLTGYNIDKFDKIKPKMVQDVDDMLAHDIPNLLKNFSNPYQ from the exons atgcctgacctcctgagcctccagaatgctcctcaacaggcgtTGATGTGCGGCGACcgt GTCAATGAGTTTGTGAAGCGTGCTAGAGCTGCAAAGATCCATGTTTACATAATTGGCCAACTGAAGAAGGTGATGCCTGCAATGATGGGGAAAGCCAAGGCTCAACAACGACTCATTGACAACTTACAAGATGAGTTTGCAAAG GTCCAGAGGGAGTACCACCTTCCGGCGGGCGACTTCCCCGATGTGGAGCACTTCAAGCAGGTGCTGACCGGATACAACATCGACAAGTTTGACAAGATCAAGCCCAAGATGGTGCAGGACGTGGACGACATGCTTGCGCACGACATCCCGAACCTCCTCAAGAACTTCAGCAACCCTTACCAGTGA